In Zygosaccharomyces rouxii strain CBS732 chromosome D complete sequence, one DNA window encodes the following:
- the ABZ1 gene encoding 4-amino-4-deoxychorismate synthase (similar to uniprot|P37254 Saccharomyces cerevisiae YNR033W), whose product MTLSQGSAPFNVLFIDSYDSFSYNVVRLVEQQSHKGGYGEVRVTTIHNDTFAHVSELKKFLPHFDCLVLGPGPGSPVNGVEDVGLLASLFQDDCLSQIPILGICLGFQAMCLSQGAQVNELRTIKHGQVYDMELANESKLFKGYPFRFKSTRYHSLHVEPSLGLIPLVHTTDENGELLMAAQVVDKPWFGVQYHPESCCSELGGLLISNFLHLAQEHNEHSGRFDYKKSIYDVNIYDELDKTIDKTPIYENRVDLPTKHISITEYNVCKSPLLTLCICDSVEDRKFVMASSSQDLHRGRWSIICFPNENSDVLTHYATLNRTTAYKWRDQNVSWKDVNYALENNSRHPCVFSQDKDQFWQTLGQFTSSRLINARPDLPFIGGLVGTLGYEMGDVVPSVQSHHPDAKLVYIENSIVIDHFSGKMYTISLSKEFPAHITQIIDQLPLSDPQLQWPSELPPMKFDIDVSSDESYQSAFDACQDYMHRGDSYEICLTRQTQVTPHGPLTPWRIFQTLVSRNPAPFASFFEFQDLVDLPQDRTLCLLSTSPERFLKWDHDTCELRPIKGTVKKSDEMNLQMATEILKTPKEFGENLMILDLIRNDLYELLPDVHVEEFMSVEEYQTVYQMVSVVQAHNLSKSIYSGLDVLKHSLPPGSMTGAPKKITVQLLHELEERKRRGVYSGVTGYLSMNNRADWSVNIRCLYSYNGGLRWMCGAGGAITVLSQGESELAELNTKLDSALQCFTRSE is encoded by the coding sequence ATGACTCTTTCTCAAGGCTCTGCACCCTTCAATGTGCTATTTATCGATTCCTATGACTCGTTTAGCTATAACGTAGTACGTTTAGTGGAACAACAGTCCCATAAGGGCGGTTATGGAGAAGTCCGAGTTACCACTATTCATAATGATACTTTTGCACATGTATCGGAGTTGAAAAAGTTTCTACCCCATTTCGATTGTTTAGTACTCGGTCCTGGTCCAGGTAGCCCAGTTAATGGTGTAGAAGATGTTGGTCTATTGGCATCATTATTCCAAGATGATTGCTTGAGTCAAATTCCAATATTGGGCATATGTTTAGGGTTCCAGGCGATGTGCCTTTCGCAAGGTGCACAAGTTAACGAATTAAGAACCATAAAACACGGGCAAGTATATGATATGGAGTTGGCAAATGAATCTAAACTGTTTAAAGGGTACCCTTTCCGATTTAAATCCACGAGATACCATTCTTTGCATGTAGAACCATCTTTAGGGTTGATTCCTCTGGTGCACACTACGGATGAAAACGGTGAATTACTTATGGCTGCACAGGTGGTTGATAAGCCATGGTTTGGAGTTCAATACCATCCAGAGTCTTGTTGCTCAGAATTAGGCGGGTTACTTATTAGTAATTTTTTGCATTTGGCTCAAGAGCATAACGAGCACAGCGGTCGCTTCGATTATAAGAAATCGATTTACGATGTGAATATTTacgatgaattggataaaacTATTGATAAAACGCCGATATATGAGAATCGGGTGGATTTGCCGACCAAACACATTTCCATAACGGAATACAACGTATGTAAATCGCCTCTGTTGACGCTTTGCATCTGTGATTCAGTCGAAGATCGCAAGTTTGTCATGGCATCTTCGTCCCAAGATCTGCATAGAGGTAGGTGGTCAATCATCTGCTTCCCAAATGAGAACTCTGACGTTTTGACGCATTATGCTACGTTGAACAGGACGACCGCTTATAAATGGAGGGATCAGAATGTGAGCTGGAAGGATGTAAACTATGCACTGGAAAATAATTCCAGACATCCGTGTGTTTTCTCACAAGACAAGGATCAGTTTTGGCAAACATTAGGTCAGTTCACCTCATCTCGTCTTATCAATGCAAGACCTGATTTGCCATTTATTGGTGGTCTTGTCGGTACACTTGGCTATGAAATGGGTGATGTCGTTCCCAGCGTACAAAGCCACCATCCCGATGCCAAATTGGTTTACATTGAAAATAGTATCGTCATTGATCATTTCAGCGGTAAAATGTACACTATTTCCCTGTCTAAAGAGTTCCCGGCGCATATTACCCAAATTATTGACCAGTTACCGCTGAGCGATCCACAATTGCAATGGCCATCGGAGCTTCCCCCAATGAAGTTCGATATCGACGTATCTTCTGATGAATCCTATCAAAGCGCATTCGATGCTTGCCAAGACTACATGCATCGCGGCGATTCGTACGAAATATGCCTTACAAGACAGACGCAAGTGACACCCCATGGTCCCTTGACACCATGGagaattttccaaacaCTAGTGAGCCGTAACCCAGCACCATTCGCCAGTTTTTTcgaatttcaagatttggTAGATCTTCCACAGGATCGCACACTGTGTCTATTGAGCACTTCGCCAGAAAGATTTCTCAAGTGGGACCACGATACTTGTGAATTGAGACCAATTAAGGGCACTGTAAAGAAGAGCGACGAAATGAATCTACAGATGGCTACagagattttgaaaacccCCAAGGAGTTTGGTGAAAACTTAATGATCTTGGATCTAATTCGTAACGATCTCTACGAATTGCTGCCGGACGTTCatgtggaagaattcaTGTCCGTGGAAGAATACCAAACCGTCTACCAGATGGTAAGCGTGGTGCAAGCACATAACCTCTCGAAATCAATATATTCCGGATTAGATGTTCTTAAACATTCGCTACCACCAGGATCCATGACAGGTGCTCCTAAGAAGATCACAGTACAATTACTACACGAGCTCGAAGAGAGAAAGCGCCGTGGCGTATACAGTGGTGTCACTGGCTACTTATCGATGAACAACCGTGCCGACTGGTCGGTGAACATAAGATGTCTCTACTCTTACAATGGTGGTCTCCGTTGGATGTGTGGAGCCGGTGGAGCCATAACAGTGCTCAGTCAAGGGGAAAGTGAACTCGCAGAACTCAATACAAAGCTCGACAGTGCTCTACAGTGCTTCACAAGATCAGAATAA
- the HUB1 gene encoding ubiquitin-like protein HUB1 (similar to uniprot|Q6Q546 Saccharomyces cerevisiae YNR032C-A HUB1): protein MIEVVVNDRLGKKIRVKCLEEDLVGDFKKILSVQIGTPASKIQLVKGGSILKDHISLDDYEIHDNTFLELYYL, encoded by the coding sequence ATGATTGAAGTAGTAGTCAACGATCGTTTGGGTAAGAAGATCAGGGTTAAATGCCtggaagaagatttagttggtgatttcaaaaaaattttatccGTCCAAATTGGTACACCAGCAAGTAAGATCCAACTAGTTAAAGGTGGTTCTATTCTTAAGGATCATATCTCCCTAGATGACTATGAGATTCATGACAACACTTTCCTAGAACTTTACTATCTATAA
- the PPG1 gene encoding putative serine/threonine-protein kinase PPG1 (highly similar to uniprot|P32838 Saccharomyces cerevisiae YNR032W PPG1 Putative serine/threonine protein phosphatase required for glycogen accumulation interacts with Tap42p which binds to and regulates other protein phosphatases) — protein MSMELDKCLENLYQGKLLPEAVVRALCFKLKEMLIRESNVVHIQTPVTVVGDIHGQFHDLLEIFQIGGPVPDTNYLFLGDYVDRGLYSVETIVLLVVLKLRYPHRIHLLRGNHESRQITQSYGFYTECLNKYGENSKVWHYLTDFFDYLVLCCIIDDEIFCVHGGLSPNVQTIDQIKIIDRFREIPHDGAMADLVWSDPEESNTENGNHREEFYRESSQHFQVSPRGAGYTFGRCVVEKFLHTNSMSRIYRAHQLCNEGFQVYFNGLVTTVWSAPNYCYRCGNKASILELYGKDDFYFNVFEEAPENKLLNENAQANVTNNKILNDYFDSGDELSENGSTDMDIFSDAYQAKSASSRRVEYFL, from the coding sequence ATGAGCatggaattggataaatgCTTAGAGAACCTTTACCAAGGGAAGCTCCTACCAGAGGCTGTGGTTAGGGCGCTATGTtttaaattgaaagaaatgttAATTCGTGAATCCAATGTTGTGCACATTCAGACTCCTGTCACTGTTGTGGGTGATATTCATGGACAATTCCATGATCTGCTAGAGATATTTCAGATTGGTGGGCCCGTACCTGATACAAATTACTTGTTTTTAGGCGATTACGTCGACAGAGGTCTTTACAGCGTTGAAACCATCGTATTGTTAGTGGTTTTAAAACTGCGGTATCCCCATAGGATACATCTTCTAAGAGGCAATCACGAATCAAGACAGATCACTCAGAGTTATGGATTCTATACAGAATGTTTGAACAAATACGGTGAAAATTCTAAAGTTTGGCACTATTTAACGGATTTCTTTGATTATCTGGTGCTGTGTTGTATTATTGACGATGAGATATTCTGCGTTCATGGAGGTCTTTCGCCCAATGTGCAGACTATTGACCAGATCAAAATCATAGATAGGTTCAGAGAGATTCCACATGATGGTGCCATGGCAGATCTTGTTTGGTCCGATCCCGAAGAATCCAATACAGAGAATGGCAATCACAGGGAAGAATTTTACAGAGAATCCTCACAACATTTCCAAGTTTCACCAAGAGGTGCTGGGTACACATTTGGACGTTGTGTGGTCGAGAAATTTTTGCATACAAATAGTATGTCTCGTATCTATAGAGCGCATCAACTATGCAATGAAGGCTTCCAAGTTTATTTCAATGGGTTGGTTACAACGGTTTGGTCTGCACCTAATTACTGCTATAGATGTGGTAACAAGGCATCTATCCTTGAGTTATACGGTAAGGACgatttttatttcaatGTCTTCGAAGAGGCCCCAGAAAATAAATTgttaaatgaaaatgcaCAGGCTAATGTTAccaataataaaattctAAACGATTATTTTGATAGCGGTGACGAGTTATCTGAAAATGGCTCTACAGATATGGACATATTTTCTGATGCATACCAGGCAAAATCGGCCTCGTCGAGACGTGTGGAATACTTTTTATAG